Below is a window of Micromonospora chersina DNA.
CCAAGGGCCCCCGCCTCGGCGGCAGCCCCGCGCACGAGCGGCTGATGCTGGCCAACCTGGCCACCGCGCTGTTCCAGCACGGCAAGATCCAGACCACCGAGACGAAGGCCCGGCGGCTGCGTCCGCTGGCCGAGCAGCTCATCACCAAGGCCAAGCGTGGCGACCTCGCCTCGCGGCGTCGGGTGCTGGGCGTCGTCAAGGACAAGGACGTGGTCTACGCCCTGTTCGACCAGATCGCGCCCCGGTACGCCAACCGCAACGGTGGCTACACCCGGATCGTGAAGACCGGTCCGCGCAAGGGTGACGCCGCTCCGATGGCGATCATCGAGCTGGTGGAGGAGCTTCAGGTCGCCGAGCCGAAGGCGAACAAGAAGACCGCCGCCCGCAAGGCCGCCCAGCAGGACAAGGTCGAGGCCCTGGCCCCGGCCGAGGAGGCCCCGAAGTCCAGCGAGGTCGCCGACCAGGACGCCGAGGCTCCGGTCTCGGCCTCCGGTGACACCGCCGCCGCCCGCGAGGACAGCGACGAGGCCGCCGAGAACGACAAGGCCTGAGCACTGGCCGCACCATCGGGCCCGGTACCCCCGCACGGGGTGCCGGGCCCGACGGCATGAGGAGGTACGAGGTGGACGAGCGGACCCGGCTGCGGCTGGACGTCTCGTACGACGGCACCGATTTCTCCGGCTGGGCCGCCCAGCCCACCCGGCGGACCGTCGCCGGCGTGCTCATGCAGACGCTGGACCTGGTCCTCGGCGCGGGCACCGCGACGGGGCTGACCGTGGCCGGCCGCACGGACGCCGGCGTGCACGCCACCGGGCAGGTCTGCCACCTCGACCTGCCGGCCGAGGTGTGGCGGCAGCACGACGGGAAGCTGCTGCGCCGGCTGGCCCGGCTGCTCCCGCCGGACGTGCGGGTCCGCGCCATGACCGAGGTGCCGGCCGACTTCGACGCCCGCTTCTCGGCCACCTTCCGCCGCTACGAGTACCGGGTGACCGACGCCCCGTGGGGCGCCGAGCCGCTGCGCCGCACCGACACCCTGGCCTGGCCGAAGCCGCTGGACCTGGCGGCGTTGAACGCCGCCGCGGCGGGGCTGGTGGGGGAGCACGACTTCGCCGCGTACTGCCGGCGGAAGGAGAACGCCACCACGCTGCGCGAGGTGACCCGGCTGGACTGGCGACGCGACCCGGACGGCATCCTGGTCGCCACCGTGCAGGCCGACGCGTTCTGCCAGAACATGGTGCGCAGCCTGGTCGGCGCCATGCTGGTCGCCGGGGACGGCCGCCGGCCGGTCGAGTGGCCGGCGAGCCTCCTGAGCCGCCGGGAACGCTCCAGCGAGGTGACCGTGGCGCCCGCGCACGGGCTGGCCCTGGTCGAGGTCGGCTACCCGGCCGACCCCGCCGAGTACGCCCGCCGCGCCGACCTCACCCGCCGCCTCCGGGTGCCCGTCGCCGAGGGCTGAGGACAGTGGAACGGCCCGCCGTCCCGGAAGGGGGACGACGGGCCGTGGTGGTCGGGCTCAGTTGCCGGTGCCGTCCTGGCCGGCGGTGCCGTCGGTCGGGGCGTCGGTGGGCTGGCTGGCCGTCCCGCCGTTCGCCCGGCGCTCCAGCACGCTCCGGTTCAGGTAGACCTCGATCATGTCGTACAGGATGTCGCGGGCCTTGCTGTCGT
It encodes the following:
- the rplQ gene encoding 50S ribosomal protein L17, translated to MPTPTKGPRLGGSPAHERLMLANLATALFQHGKIQTTETKARRLRPLAEQLITKAKRGDLASRRRVLGVVKDKDVVYALFDQIAPRYANRNGGYTRIVKTGPRKGDAAPMAIIELVEELQVAEPKANKKTAARKAAQQDKVEALAPAEEAPKSSEVADQDAEAPVSASGDTAAAREDSDEAAENDKA
- the truA gene encoding tRNA pseudouridine(38-40) synthase TruA; the encoded protein is MDERTRLRLDVSYDGTDFSGWAAQPTRRTVAGVLMQTLDLVLGAGTATGLTVAGRTDAGVHATGQVCHLDLPAEVWRQHDGKLLRRLARLLPPDVRVRAMTEVPADFDARFSATFRRYEYRVTDAPWGAEPLRRTDTLAWPKPLDLAALNAAAAGLVGEHDFAAYCRRKENATTLREVTRLDWRRDPDGILVATVQADAFCQNMVRSLVGAMLVAGDGRRPVEWPASLLSRRERSSEVTVAPAHGLALVEVGYPADPAEYARRADLTRRLRVPVAEG